The Rubrobacter indicoceani nucleotide sequence AAGACCCACAACGACTACTTCCACGCCCGGCTCCGGGAGGCCGGGCTGAGCCCGGACGATTTCGGCTGGGCGAGCGTCCAGCTAGACGGCGGTATAGACGCGGTCGTCGGGAAGGTCGCCGGGTGGTTCGACGGGCGGCTTGACAGGGCCACCGAGCTCGCGAGCGAACCCGTCGGCCTCGAACACCTCCGGCTCGGCCTCGACGCGGGCGGCCCGCTCCCCGACGAGGCCGCCCGTGCCTTCGCCGCCCTGAGCGCGACGGTCGTAGCGTCCGGCGGCACGGTCGTCGTCCCGGAACGCTCGCCGCTTCTAACCTCCGGCGTCTACCTCGAAAGCACGGTCGGCAGGGCGCACAACACCCTCTCCTACGGCGAAGCCGCCCGGAAAGATGGCTTCCACGTAATGGAGTCCCCGACCGGCGACCCGCTAGAGGCCGCCACCGGGCTTGCCGCGACGGGCGTCGGGGTGATGCTGACCCACGTCTCTGGCAGACCGCTCCCGGCGCACCGGATGGTCCCGCTTCTGCAGGTCTCTTCCGACGGGAGGACCATCGCGAAATACGGTGCCGACCTCGACCTGACCGGAGACCCGGACCTCCGGGCGGAGAAGGTTCTCGACCTTCTTCTCAGGGTCGCGTCGCGCGGCTACACCCCGAAGCTGCTCGGGCAGGGAAACGTAGGCTTCCAGTTCACCCGGGGGCTGCTCGGCGTCTCGATGTAGGACCGGCGGACTTCGCCCCCGGCCTCCGGAGCCCCCGGAAAGCGCGCTGGTAGAATATCCATATGACTCAGGAGATACGGCGCGTAAAGCTGAGGGATCAGGTAACGGAGCGGCTGGCGGAGATGATCCTCTCCGGAGGCTGCTCCGAAGGTGACCGCCTGCCGCCCGAACGCAGGCTCGTCGAGGACCTCGGGGTGAGCCGGACGGTCGTCCGCGAAGCCCTGAACCTGCTCGAGAGTCGCGGCCTCATAAGCATCGAGCACGGTCGCGGCGCGGTCGTGGCCGGGATGGGCCTCCCCGCCGTCCGCGATACGCTTCAGTTCTACCTGAGAAGCCGCCCCGAGACGATGCTCGAGCTTCTTGAGGTCCGACGCGCCCTCGAAATAGAGGTCGCCGGGCTCGCCGCCCAGCGCGCCACGCCAGAGGACATCGAGGCGATGCGCGAAGCAAACAGACGAATGCGCGAGAAGCTCCACGCCCCGGAGGGCTACGTCAATGCCGACACCGAGTTCCATACGGCGATCATCCGCAGCACCAAAAACCACATCTTTCTTCTTATAAACGAACCCATCACGGACCTTCTGCTCGAGACGCGCAAGATCACCGGCTCGATGGCCGAGAACGCCCGCCGCGCCCTCGCCGGACACGAAGCCATCCTGAGATGCATCGAAGCCCGCGACGTGGCCGGGGCAAGGCTCGCCATGACCGAACACCTCCTGACCACCCAGAAGGACGTCGAGAGGATCATGCGCGAAGTCTGACCCGAAACTTTTTATTCCCTACCTTCTTTTAACGGGTTTCCGGCCTCATACGTCACCTGCTCCCGTCCGTGCAGGTGGTCCCCCGAAGCTCCGGGTAGTGATGAACCGCGTCGTGTGCTGCGCGAGTACCACAGACAGGATACGCACCCGGTGACCCCGAGAGATCTACCACCCGCCGGACCTTCACGGTCGCCTCGCCAAGGAGCCGGCAGGAGAAATTCCTTCTCCCCGTACCGGGTCGGGTCGCCCGGGAACATCTCCGGAACCCGAACGCCCCGAGCCGGACTACCCTTTCCTCCATCCCCCGATGCGCTTCCGGCCGACTTCGAGAACGATCGTTTGCCCCCTCTCTCAGGCTTCTTTTTGACATTGTATGACCAATTCACTAGGATGATGCCGGGCGTTGGGGAAACGCTCTGGAGGGTTCGGCGGGAGATAGGGAAGGGGAGCGGATGTCAGAGACGGTTGATCGTTCCGGGGAACGGGACCTGGCGACCGAGTTGCCAAGCAAGTACCTGCCTGCGGTGGAGTACCGGGACTTGCCGGAGCCGGTTGCAATGCGGAAGATCATCGGCGCGAGCGTGATCATCCTCGCGACCGCTATCGGGAGCGGTGAGTTCGTGCTCTGGCCGTACATCACGACGCAGGTCGGCCTCGTCTTTATCTGGGGCGCGGTGCTCGGGTTCGGTATTCAGTTTTTCATCAACATGGAGATAGAGCGGTATACGCTCGCCACGGGCGAGTCGGTGGTTACGGGCTTCGCGAGGTTCTGGAAGCCGTGGTGGTGGCTCTTCATCGTCTTTGCCCTGGCCCAGAACTTCTGGCCGGGCTGGGCCACGGGGGCGGCGACCACGCTCTCCTTTGCCTTCAACTTCGGCGAAGGTGCCATCGTCCCGGTGACGCTCTGCGGCCTTATTGCCATAGGCATCGCGCTGACGGCGAGCCCGGTCGTCTACCAGACGGTGGAGAAGATACAGGCGACGATGGTCGCCCTTATAATGGTGTTCGTCGTTTTGGCGGTTATCCTTGCTTCGAGCGCGGAGGCGTGGGGGACGCTTATCACGGACTTCCGCTACGTCGGGCGCGTTCCGCTGGACGTTCCGGGACTTTCCGTAGCGGCGATACTCGGCGCTCTGGCGTTCGCCGGGGCGGGCGGGGCCAACAACCTCGTACAGAGCAACTACATCCGCGACAAGGGCATGGGCATGGGGCAGCGCATACCGCGCCTCGTCTCCCCGATAACGGGTGAGGATCAGGCCGCCCCCTCGACGGGCTACATGTTCAGGACAACGGACGAGAACATGCGGCGCTGGAACGGCTGGTGGCGGCTCGCGAACCTGGAGCAGTTCTTCACCTTCTTCTGCATCGGGCTTGCGACGCTTATAGTCTTCTCGGTCGTTGCGTACTCGCTCGTTCCGGCGGGACAGGTCAACAGCTCCGACTTCGAGTTCATCCGGTTCCAGGGCGACGTGCTTGCGGAGCAGATAGCGCCGTGGTTCGCCTTCTTTTTCTTTATGGCCGGGACGTTCGCGCTCTTCTCGACGAACCTCGGCATCATAGACTACACCTGCCGGCTCGCGGCGGACCAGATCAAGATAAACGCCCTCAGCCGGAGCAACTTCTGGAGCGAGAGCAAGATCTACGCCGGCCTCGTGTGGGCCATGATCGCCGTCGGGGCTTCCATCCTGCTTCTCGGCCTCGACCAGCCGCTCATTCTGGTCATAATCGCCTCCTCCATCGCGGGCGTGATGATGTTCATCTACTCGATGCTCCTGATCCAGCTCAACCGCAAGGCCCTGCCCGCCCCGATAAAGATTCGCGGGATCAGGCTCGGGGTGATGATCCTGTCGGTGCTGTTCTTCGGGTTCTTCTCTATGCTGTTGCTCTGGGACCAGATCAGCAGCAACCTCCTGGGCGGCTGAGTTGCTGAAGACCCTCTGGCTGAAGGTGCTTCTGGCCCTTTTCGTCTGGGCCGCGCTTATCGCCCTCTACTTCGGCGTCGGGCGGCTGATCGGCTGACACGCCAGCGAGGCGGATGCAAGGGGGCGCGGTGATCTTCCCGCACCCCTTCTCTCAGCCGACCAGCAGGACGTGCACGTCCCCCGGCCCATGCACCCCGATGGCGAGCGACATCTCGATGTCCCCCGAGCGGCTCGGCCCCGAGTGGAAGCACAGGTTCGACGGCAGCCCCGACCCCGCGTACAGTTCGAAGACCTCGTCGGCGCGGGCAAGCACCTTCCGGGCCGGCACTACGGCGATGTGGGTCGGCGGCAAGAGCGTAACCGTCCGTCCCTTCCCGACCCCGCTCGCAAGCACGATGCTCCCCGTGTCGGCGATGGCCCACTCCGCGGTGGAGAGGCCGATGTCCGCGCTCGCCGCGACGGGCCGAAAGTCTTCGAGGTCGCGCCACACGCAAACCTCCACCCCGGCGTTCGCCAGCCGGGCATCCACCCCTAGCTCGTCCAGCTCCGGTACGTCCCACCGGACTAGGCGCCTCGCGCCGCGCCTCTTCGCGAGCTCTACAAGATAGTCTCGTGCTTCGGCGAGGCTCGCGACCCGCGACCCGTGGCCGCCGAGGGCCTCCAGCTCTTCAAGGAAGCGGGCGGGCGGGTCTTCTATCTCCGGTCCCCCGAACGCCCGGTCCGGCGCGCGGGTCCAGGCCGAGTCCGGCGCCTTCGTCGGCCTGTAGCCTCCCGGCCCCACGCCCTTCGTGCGGGCCTTTATGCCTTCGATAAACCGCGCGCCGGCCTCGTTCATTCGATGCCCTCTCTCCAGAGCTGCGCGAAGGACTTCCTGGCAAGCGGCGCGAGGTCGCGGAAGTCCGTCCACCCCGAGAGCGGCCCCGGCAGCGGACGCACCGAACCGTCCTTTACAACGGCCTTCTGCGCCACGCGCCCGGCCTTCTTCGCCAGGCCGTAGAGCTTCGGGCTGCTCATCGTCTTCTCGAAGCCCTTGAAGACGAGCTCCTCGGCCTTCCCCGCAATCCCCCCGTCAACCTGCCGGTTCCGGAGCTTCACAAGAAGCTCGTGCAGCGGTATCCCGACCGGGCAGGTCTCCGAGCAGGCCCCGCACAGCGAAGAGGCGTGCGGCAGATCCCGCGACTTCTCATCACCCTTCAAAAGCGGCGTGATGACCGCCCCTATGGGCCCCGAGTAGGTCGAGCCGTAGGCGTGGCCGCCCGTCTGGCGGTAGACCGGGCAGACGTTCAGGCACGACCCGCACCGGATGCAGTACAGGGCCTCCTCGAAGGGCGTGCCGAGCAGCTTCGAGCGCCCGTTGTCGAGAAAGACAACGTGCAGCTCCTCCGGCCCGTCGAGTTCGCCCGCGCCGCGCGGCCCGGTGATGAAGTTCGTATACGCCGTCAACCTCTGTCCCGTGCCGCTGCGGGCGAGCAGGCGCGTAAAGACCGAGAGGTCCCTGAAACGCGGGACAAGCTTCTCGATACCGATGACCACGACGTGGACGGGCGGGACGCTCGTCACGAGCCGACCGTTCCCCTCGTTTGTTACCAGG carries:
- a CDS encoding LutB/LldF family L-lactate oxidation iron-sulfur protein, with product MDLKRSGGTEKPVGRRETRDRRPEGIEGGVEGFNRRASRAVADRELHDSIALFTGKTLGGRGVNLATLPEAPELRERAYHIKQETMANLGGYLEQMAGAIEARGGKVHFARDGASVAEYIGGLAGRRGAKIITKSKSMATEEIELNRRLEEDYPELGLEIVETDLGEWIAQLAGDTPSHIVGPILHMNKARIARILSESAGEKLPPDVEALAGYARRRLREKFLASDIGVSGANFGVAETGTVCLVTNEGNGRLVTSVPPVHVVVIGIEKLVPRFRDLSVFTRLLARSGTGQRLTAYTNFITGPRGAGELDGPEELHVVFLDNGRSKLLGTPFEEALYCIRCGSCLNVCPVYRQTGGHAYGSTYSGPIGAVITPLLKGDEKSRDLPHASSLCGACSETCPVGIPLHELLVKLRNRQVDGGIAGKAEELVFKGFEKTMSSPKLYGLAKKAGRVAQKAVVKDGSVRPLPGPLSGWTDFRDLAPLARKSFAQLWREGIE
- a CDS encoding Nramp family divalent metal transporter, whose translation is MSETVDRSGERDLATELPSKYLPAVEYRDLPEPVAMRKIIGASVIILATAIGSGEFVLWPYITTQVGLVFIWGAVLGFGIQFFINMEIERYTLATGESVVTGFARFWKPWWWLFIVFALAQNFWPGWATGAATTLSFAFNFGEGAIVPVTLCGLIAIGIALTASPVVYQTVEKIQATMVALIMVFVVLAVILASSAEAWGTLITDFRYVGRVPLDVPGLSVAAILGALAFAGAGGANNLVQSNYIRDKGMGMGQRIPRLVSPITGEDQAAPSTGYMFRTTDENMRRWNGWWRLANLEQFFTFFCIGLATLIVFSVVAYSLVPAGQVNSSDFEFIRFQGDVLAEQIAPWFAFFFFMAGTFALFSTNLGIIDYTCRLAADQIKINALSRSNFWSESKIYAGLVWAMIAVGASILLLGLDQPLILVIIASSIAGVMMFIYSMLLIQLNRKALPAPIKIRGIRLGVMILSVLFFGFFSMLLLWDQISSNLLGG
- a CDS encoding LutC/YkgG family protein; translated protein: MNEAGARFIEGIKARTKGVGPGGYRPTKAPDSAWTRAPDRAFGGPEIEDPPARFLEELEALGGHGSRVASLAEARDYLVELAKRRGARRLVRWDVPELDELGVDARLANAGVEVCVWRDLEDFRPVAASADIGLSTAEWAIADTGSIVLASGVGKGRTVTLLPPTHIAVVPARKVLARADEVFELYAGSGLPSNLCFHSGPSRSGDIEMSLAIGVHGPGDVHVLLVG
- a CDS encoding FadR/GntR family transcriptional regulator; translated protein: MTQEIRRVKLRDQVTERLAEMILSGGCSEGDRLPPERRLVEDLGVSRTVVREALNLLESRGLISIEHGRGAVVAGMGLPAVRDTLQFYLRSRPETMLELLEVRRALEIEVAGLAAQRATPEDIEAMREANRRMREKLHAPEGYVNADTEFHTAIIRSTKNHIFLLINEPITDLLLETRKITGSMAENARRALAGHEAILRCIEARDVAGARLAMTEHLLTTQKDVERIMREV